CTCGATGCTGATGTCCGCGTAGGTATGGGCGAGCATGGCGGTGGTCTTGTTGAGCGCGTCCGAACGCAGGTTCGCCACCCGTGCGTATAGTCGGGCGACCTGCGCTCTCGCCTTGCGGCGGCGGTTGGAGCCTTTCCGTTTGCGGCTCAGGCTCCGTTGGGCTTTCTTCAACCGTCTGAGGTTCGATTTGAGTGCGTGCGGGTTGTGTATCACGGTGCCGTCCGACAATGCGGCGAGCTCCTTCACGCCCAAGTCGATGCCGACGCTCCCGCCTTTCGGCGGCGATGGAATCGGCAGGTCGGCGCGTTCGACGGTCAGGCTGGCCTGCCAGCGTCCACCACGCTTGGATACGCTCATGCGCAGCACCTTCGCGCCGTCCACTCGCCTGGACACGTCCTCCATGCAGTGCACGCGGCCTATCCTCGGGAGCCGCAGCGCATGAGGGTCACAGTCAATGAGACCAAACGAGCCCGTCGTGTACGCGAATCCGGGAACCGCCTTGTCCTTGGATTTGAAGCGCGGGAAGCCCATCCTGCGGCCTTTCCGTCGCCCCTTGCGGGACTTGGAGAAGTTCTTCAGGGCGTCGGCCAATGATTCGAGGCCGCTGTTGTATGACTCCTTGCTGTTCCTGGGCCACCATGGTTCTCCCGTGGTCTTGTCCATGGCGAGTGTGTTCTTGGCTTGGTTCCACCACCTGCGCAGCCCGTAGTACGACCATTCGGGTTTATCGCCGCGTTCGAGCATGTCCTTGACGTGCGCCAGCCCATTGTTGTAGGCGAATCGCGCCGCCCCGGCGTGCGATTCCAACAATCGTTCCTGCCGCGGAGTCGGGTCGAGCGCCACCTTGACCGCCTCAAGCATCGCGCGCCGCCTTCAACGCCGCGTCCGTCTTGCGCTTGGCCGCGCGACGCCCGTACAGCCGGGCGCAGAACGAGGTCAGCACCTCGGTCATGTCGCGCACCAGATCGTCGTCCGGCTCCGTGTCGTCCACCACGATGATTCGGCGTCCCTGCGCCTTCAACGCGCTCTCCACCAGCCCCGCGTTCATGCGGGCGAGCCTGTCCCTGTGCTCCACGATCAGCGTGCCCACGGTCGGGTCGGCCAATAGACGGTTGAGCCTGCGCCGCCTGTCGTCCATGCCGGAACCCGTCTCCGTGACGATTTCCGGCTTCTCTACTCCCATGCCAAGGGCGAACGCCTTCAACCGGTCGGCTTGACGTTGCAGGTCGTTCTTTTGGTCGCCGCTGGATACTCGCGCATAGCAGACGGTGCGGGGTCCCATGCTTTTCGATTGCGGCATGGTCTCGTATTTCGGGTCGTGGATGAGCCACATGCCGGTCGGCGTCTGTTCCACAGGAACGGGCATGGTGCCCTGACGGCACCATTTCCACACGGTCTGCGGATGCAATCCTTCCAGTCTGGCCCATTCCTTTACCAACATGAGATTTATTATAACATAGGATTACTTAAGAAAACAAAACAGTTCAGTAACAGGCAACAACCCCACATCGAGCCGCCGATAAGGATGGCAATCAAACCAATGAGAAAATTACCCTGTCCTGATGGGTTGGCCAGCAAAATCCCGGCCTGCGCCATAGCAACAGCATCACTGTCATAAACCCGACGCGATACCAGACCGAATACAACGGATCAAGCTGGGTGAATGCCAGTTTGGCAATGGCCATAGCCGTATAGATGACCAACGCCTCACCGATCACGATGCACACCACAGGAACGCGATCGAGGATACCGACCGCTGCCTTCTTCATAAGATTCACGCTACTCGCAGAGCCGGGACAGTACATAGTCGGAAGAGTTCGGCTCGGACAACGACATAATGTGGACGCCCCTATGAGACTGCTTACAATGGTGAGCATGAGCACCGCACCGAGACTTGAGGCCGCCAAGCGCGATTGGGGTCATGACGAGACCGGCTGCACCGTGCTGCATATCGATATGGATGCTTTCTACGCCTCGCTGGAAGTGGCCCGCAATCCCGGGCTGAAAGGCAAGCCAGTCATCATCGGCACCGGGCCGCGTTCGGTGGTATCCGCAGCGAGCTACGAAGCGAGACGCTACGGCATCAATTCGGCCATGCCGGCCGCCCGCGCCCATCAACTCTGCCCGGATGGCGTGTTCCTGCCGGTGGATATGGCGTACTACCGCATGATGTCGCACCGCATCATGCACGAGGTCTTTCTGACCATCACCGACCAGTTCGAACAGGTTTCGGTGGACGAGGGATATATGGATGTGTCCGGCGCGCTGCTGGAATGGGACAAACCGAGCGCAATCGGGGCATGGATACGGCAGCAGGTGGCCGAACGATTCAACGTGACTTGCTCGGTGGGCATCGCCTGCAACAAATTGGTGGCCAAAATGGCTTCGACCAACGCCAAGCCAAACGGCATGCTGCTCATTCCGGCGGCACGGTCGGCACAGTTCGTGCAGATGATGCCATTGCGCGGCATTCCCGGCATTGGACCGTCGCTGGAGAAACGGCTCAACGCCTGGGGTGTGCATTCCGTGGCCGAATTGGCACAAATGGATGAAGCCGCTCTCATACAGGCCACTGGATCGCCCGCCGCGGCGCGCGGACTGTGGGCGGCCTCGCATGGTCTGGATTCACGTGAGATCGCAACAACCCGCGAAGAGAAGTCCATCGGTTCAGAACGCACCTTGACCGAAGATACCCGTGACATGCACATCGTATGCCGGCTGCTGCGTTCAGCATGCGATGAAGTCGCCCGTACCTTGCGCCGCAAAGGATTGGTGGCTCGCACGCTGACAGTGAAATTGCGGTTCGCCGACCTGAGTTATCAGACCAGATCCTTCACCATGGAGCAGCCGACCGATACGGCAAGCACGCTGTATCCCGAATGCGTGCGGCAGTTGAAAATTATGCTTGGTATACCGGCGAACGCCGAACCGACCACTCCCCTGCCAAAACTCATCAGGCTGGCAGGCATGAGCACATCATCGCTCAGTGAGGCACATGCTACCGCAGTGCAGCCGTCATTAGACGATCTGCTCGAAGAGGCCGATGACGCACACGGGCAGACCACACAGGCGCGAATGCATGACGCCGAAGCCGCACTGGATGCCGTGCGCCGCAAATTCGGCAACACGGCGGCACAGTTCGGGGCGTAGTTAGGCCATCAGACGCTGGCATGCAGCGTCAATGGCATCATCGGTGGCGGTGGCGGAGAAACGCAGATACTCGGGGGCACCATAGAACTCGCCGGGGCTGGGAATGATGCCCAACTGGGCAAGCTCGGCCATATCCGACCAGCAATCACCAGACTTGGCCTTGACCCACACATACAGTGCACCTGACGGCATCTGAGCCTGATAACCATAGGCATTGAGCGCGTCGACCAATGCGACCAATCGACCCCGATAACGGTTCCACTGCGCATATACGGAGCCGGCGTCGTTCAGTCCTGCGGCCATGGCGGCCTGCACCGGCCCCGGAATGATCTGGCCAATCTGTTTACGATATTCGCCCATTTCGGCGACCAGCCGGTAATCGCCGGCAATCAGTGCGGTGCGATAGCCGGCCATGTTGGACTGCTTGGACAGCGAATACAGCACCAGGATGCCATCGGCCGAGCCTTCGCATACCTGCTGGTTGAGCGCACACGGCGTGGCGAACAGGCTGAACGCGGCATCAGAGGCGGGCTCGTTGGATGCCGCCGCAGGCCTGGAAGTCGTATTGCGCGCCGAACGCCAGTCCATAAGCGCGTAACATTCGTCGGAGAGCACTACTGCGCCAATGCGTCGGGCTGCAGCAACGATGTCGGCTAGCCAATCGGCGGAAATGACTTCGCCGGTCGGATTGCACGGCGAGTTAATCCAGATGGCTTTGACATTGGGAATGTTGACCCAGGAATCGACATCGGTCACGTCATCGACCTTGGCCACGGTAGCGCCGGCAAGCTGGGTGCCGATTTCATAAGTCGGGTAGGAAACCTTCGGCTGCACCACCACATCGCCCTCGCCAAGATGCAGCAAGCTGGCCATTAATGCCACTGCCTCTTTGGAGCCAACGGTGGGAATCACCGCCGCGTTCACGGCTTTCAAATCCACACCGCGCATATTGCGGAACCACGAATCTATAGCGGATTTCAAATCGACAGTGCCCGCCGTGACCGGGTATCCGTGGGCATTCGACGCATCCGCTGTAGAGGCCAACGCCTGCTGCACGGCGTCAGGAACCGAATCCACAGGCGAGCCGACGGACAGGTTGATCATGCCGCCCGGCACTGCCTTGGCCGCGGCCTTGAAACCGGCGATGCGTGACCAATCGTACGGCGACGAATATGCATGAAAGCCCATGGGAACCCTTTCTTGGACGATATGTTCCTAAGATACGACGAGCCCTCGGCCTATTGACCGAGGGCTTGCATTACATGATTGAGCGAATCAGCTCACTGATTCTGCGGCGGCAGCGCGGCCACCTGCTCGGGATCCTTGCCAATCGGACCATTGGCGGAAGCACCACCAAGATCGCCTACTTCGGCAAAGAAGCTGACGGCTGCGTCCTTGTACCAGGCCCACTCATCCGGCAGATCATCCTCATAGAAGATGGCCTCAGTGGGGCACACCGGCTCGCAGGCGCCACAGTCGACGCACTCGTTCGGATTGATGTACAGCGAACGAGAACCCTCATAAATGCAATCGACGGGGCACTCGTCCACGCAAGCCTTGTCCTTGACATCCACGCAAGGCTGAGCAATTACGTATGGCATGGAATTCTCCTTACGAACAACTTTCTACAAAAATACGCGCGCGTTAGGACGCGCCCCCGACACCTCAGCCGTTAACGGCCCGATCAGTCTCGTCAGATAGCGTTTCGCTCAAATCTCCCTTACCGAGACGAGCGTGCCAGTAACCATAGCTGAAGTAGATGGCGAAACCGATCACCAGCCACACTAGGAAACGAATCCAGGTGAGCACAGACAGGTTCAACATCAGCCAGAAGTTGGCCAAGGCAATCAGAATCGGAACCCACGGGTTGCCGGGCATTCTGAAGGCACGCGGCAATTCGGGGCGTTTCTTGCGCATAATCGGAATGGAGATGGCCACCAAGGTGAATGCGGACAGCGTACCGATGTTCACCATGTCAGAAAGCACGCCGATGTCGAACAGGGCAGCGACCAGGGCCACCACTACGCCCACAACAATCTGCAGAACGGCCGGGGTGCCATGCTTGCCGGTCTTGGACAGGCCACGCGGCAGCAGACCATCGCGGCTCATAGCAAAGACGATGCGGGTCAAGCCCAGCAGCAGCACCATAATCACGGTGGCCAAACCCAGCACAATACCAAAGCTGATAATCTTGGCGGCCCAGTCAGCCCCGACCAATTCGAATGCCGTGGCCAGAGACGGGCTATCTTGCTTGGCAAGATCCTTATAGGAGACCATGCCGGTGGTCACAATGGCCACGAGCATGTACATGACGATAATGAGCAGCATGCCGACACCGATGCCCAGCGGCACGTTCTTGTGCGGGTTCTTGGTCTCTTCGGAGGCGGTGGCCACCACGTCGAATCCCAGGAACGCGAAGAACACAAGCGCCGCACCAGACAGGATGCCAGGCACGCCGTAAATGGACGGGGTCATGCCAGTGGCCCATTGCCATAGCGGCTGCGCCATCTGAGCGCTGACGGCACCGTCGCCGGTAGTGGCTGCGGCCGGCTGGCTCGGTGGAATGAACGGGGTGAAGTTGGAGGCCTTGACGTAGAAGAAGCCGACAATCACCACAAACACCACGATGGCGATCTTGAGCACGGTCATCGCGCCATCCACACGAGCGCCAATCTTGGTGCCGAACACCAGCAACACGGTGAAGAACGCGACGATGATAATTGGCGCGAGGTCGAAGTTGAAGGAGCCTAGCGCCAGATCGGTATTCACGTTCCAACCCATCAGACGTATGAAATCGTTGAGATACACGCCCCAGTATTTGGCAATCACCGAACCGGCGAACAGCATTTCCAGAATCAGATCCCAGCCAATGATCCATGCCATGAGCTCACCCACTGTGGTATAGGTGAAGGTATAGGCGGAACCGGCCACTGGAATCATCGAGGCAAACTCGGCGTAACACATCACGGCCGCGCCGCAGACGATGCCGGCAATCAGGAAGCTGATGATCACGGCCGGGCCGGCGTGGAAAGCCGCCGCCTGCGCACCTACTGAGAAGATGCCAGCGCCCACGGCCACAGCCACACCCATGATGGACAGATCCCACCACGTTAGGCTGCGCTTGAGCTTGCGACCCTCTTCACCTGTTTCGGCAATGGTCTGTTCGACGGATTTCGTACGGAACAGTTGCATGATATTGCTCTCTTCTCCCCTGCCTACACGCCGGACGCGCGCAGCACTGAAAATGAGTATAAATGGGGGTGATTACGTTGTCCATCAATCCGTTATCCAGTGGAATCACTGGTTTGCCGGCCAAACGGCCAGGCGATCATCGCCAAGTTTTCTGCGGGGAATCACAGCACGCCGATACAGACCGGCTCCGGAACCAAGGTGACGCCGAATGCTTCCCGAACTGCCTGCTGCACGGCCCTTGCCAGGGCTTCGATGTCAGCGGCGCTCGCTCCCCCACGATTGGTCAGGGCCAACGTATGTTGCGTAGACAGACCTGCAGGGGTGTCCTGGCTGATCTTGTATCCCTTATGGCAGCCGGCATGATCGATAAGCCATGCGGCCGAGGTCTTAACACCCGGCGTTCCATCAGGCATGGTCACATCAAAACGAGGAGCATCCTCAGGCAATGCGGCAGCCTGCTGTGCGGAGAGTATCGGGTTCATGAAGAACGAACCACAGCTGTGGCGATTGTAATCAGGAGCGGGCAGCCCATCGCTGCCAGCCGGGATGCCGGCCTGATTGTTCAGGGCGGCGAGACGATCCAAATCAGCCAGAATATTGGCCTCACGCTTGGCGGTGGCCATATCGGGCAGTGCATAACGGGTGGGATCTTCGAGCATGCCCTTGGCGGCACGAACCGCAAGTACGGCCTTACGAATATCGGTGGTGGCCATGCGATCGCCCACCTCGACGCCGAGCGCCTTGGCTAATTGCCCATAGCCGACCGTGCCTTCAGCCGAATGGGTAAGGGCAAAGGTAACGGATAGCACCACATAACGCGGGGTCGGGAAGAACCGGTTGGCAGGCTTGCCGGGCCCGGCATACATGCTGGCCTTGAGTGCGGAGTAACGGTATCCGAACTGGAGATCGGCAGGAGTCAAATCGCGCGTGGTTTTGGTTTCGCGGTCCCAGACCTCCACCGATTCCACCGAAGTGGCAACCTCCTGGCCATAGGCACCGATATTTTGCACCACAGAGGCACCGACGGTGCCGGGAATGCCGGATAGTCCCTCAACGCCTTCAAGCCCGAGTTCCACGGTGAACGCCACAAAATCATCCCAGTTGGCGCCGGCCTCGGCATTGACATGAACCGTGCGATCGCCGCCTTCGACCGGTGCGGCCTCGTCCGGCACGGTGATCAGGCAGCGCGCATCTCGCACCACCACGCCGTTGAAGGGGTCATCGGAAACGAGCATATTGGAGCCTCCGCCGATAACAACCAAAGGAAGTCCTTTGGAATCGGCGTCTTCCACGGCCTCGATCAGTCCGACGCGCGTGGTCGGCTCGACGAAGTGGGCGATATGTCCGCCCACACCCATGGTGGTGATGTCTGCAAAGCTTGTCATGGCTTCCTATCTTAGTGTCGCACGAGCGATATCGAGGCAATCGTCGTCTGAGACAGCAGCAAGTCCCATACGCAAAAACCCGACCGCATGGGCCGGGTTCGAAACATAATGCTGTGCGCAGCAATCAACGAGTCTCGCGGTGCACAGTCTGCTTGCCGCAGCGCGGGCAGAACTTCTTCAGCTCGAGACGGTCGGGAGTGTTACGACGGTTCTTCGTCGTAATGTAGTTGCGCTCCTTGCACTCGGTGCAGGCCAGCGTGATGCCCGGACGGATGTCGGCGCTCTTAGCCATTGTCATTCACCTCTGTGTTCTTATAAGGTTTAGTGCGCGCCCACCGGTTAGCGGGCGCGATTTGTAGCGAGGAAGAGGCTCGAACTCTTGACCTTACGATTATGAGTCGTACGCTCTAGCCAGCTGAGCTACCCCGCCAGAGAGCCCCGAGTGAGAATTGGACTCACGACCTCTTCCTTACCAAGGAAGTGCTCTACCACTGAGCTATCGGGGCGTGGCGGATAGTGGATTCGAACCACTGAAGCACGAAGCGGCTGATTTACAGTCAGCTCCCTTTGACCGCTTGGGAAATCCGCCAGTCTGTTTCCCGCCGCGGTGTTTGACCTCAACAGGCAACTTGGCTATATAACCACAAAACCCAGACAAACGCAAATCGGTGCGACACTCCGCGAATTCCCGCGTTTTTCTCGGATCCACATAGGCCAGTCGGAGAAATCAGGAAGCGACCAAGACGACGCACTCTTCTTGGAGTCATCAGCACCGGCTTTCTTGCTGCCGGCATCGTTGGCGTTATCCGTAGAATCGGACTGTGCGGAGGCATCGTCGGATTGACCGTCAACGGCTGAGCTTTTTGGGGAGAATATGCATTCCCTCGGCCCCCTCAGTCGTCTACGGCGACAGTTCC
This sequence is a window from Bifidobacterium breve DSM 20213 = JCM 1192. Protein-coding genes within it:
- the tnpB gene encoding IS607 family element RNA-guided endonuclease TnpB — translated: MLEAVKVALDPTPRQERLLESHAGAARFAYNNGLAHVKDMLERGDKPEWSYYGLRRWWNQAKNTLAMDKTTGEPWWPRNSKESYNSGLESLADALKNFSKSRKGRRKGRRMGFPRFKSKDKAVPGFAYTTGSFGLIDCDPHALRLPRIGRVHCMEDVSRRVDGAKVLRMSVSKRGGRWQASLTVERADLPIPSPPKGGSVGIDLGVKELAALSDGTVIHNPHALKSNLRRLKKAQRSLSRKRKGSNRRRKARAQVARLYARVANLRSDALNKTTAMLAHTYADISIEDLNVAGMVGNHGLARSIQDAAFAEFRRLLTYKTARAGARLHVIDRWYPSSKTCSNCGTVKAKLPLSERVYHCEECGLVIDRDVNAAINIQVAGSAPETLNARGGSGRQTRLECGTMRHPAKREPSGGESRVRLGAGLGNEAMQMTSL
- the fdxA gene encoding ferredoxin; protein product: MPYVIAQPCVDVKDKACVDECPVDCIYEGSRSLYINPNECVDCGACEPVCPTEAIFYEDDLPDEWAWYKDAAVSFFAEVGDLGGASANGPIGKDPEQVAALPPQNQ
- a CDS encoding UDP-N-acetylmuramate dehydrogenase, whose translation is MTSFADITTMGVGGHIAHFVEPTTRVGLIEAVEDADSKGLPLVVIGGGSNMLVSDDPFNGVVVRDARCLITVPDEAAPVEGGDRTVHVNAEAGANWDDFVAFTVELGLEGVEGLSGIPGTVGASVVQNIGAYGQEVATSVESVEVWDRETKTTRDLTPADLQFGYRYSALKASMYAGPGKPANRFFPTPRYVVLSVTFALTHSAEGTVGYGQLAKALGVEVGDRMATTDIRKAVLAVRAAKGMLEDPTRYALPDMATAKREANILADLDRLAALNNQAGIPAGSDGLPAPDYNRHSCGSFFMNPILSAQQAAALPEDAPRFDVTMPDGTPGVKTSAAWLIDHAGCHKGYKISQDTPAGLSTQHTLALTNRGGASAADIEALARAVQQAVREAFGVTLVPEPVCIGVL
- the rpmG gene encoding 50S ribosomal protein L33, with translation MAKSADIRPGITLACTECKERNYITTKNRRNTPDRLELKKFCPRCGKQTVHRETR
- the dinB gene encoding DNA polymerase IV, encoding MSTAPRLEAAKRDWGHDETGCTVLHIDMDAFYASLEVARNPGLKGKPVIIGTGPRSVVSAASYEARRYGINSAMPAARAHQLCPDGVFLPVDMAYYRMMSHRIMHEVFLTITDQFEQVSVDEGYMDVSGALLEWDKPSAIGAWIRQQVAERFNVTCSVGIACNKLVAKMASTNAKPNGMLLIPAARSAQFVQMMPLRGIPGIGPSLEKRLNAWGVHSVAELAQMDEAALIQATGSPAAARGLWAASHGLDSREIATTREEKSIGSERTLTEDTRDMHIVCRLLRSACDEVARTLRRKGLVARTLTVKLRFADLSYQTRSFTMEQPTDTASTLYPECVRQLKIMLGIPANAEPTTPLPKLIRLAGMSTSSLSEAHATAVQPSLDDLLEEADDAHGQTTQARMHDAEAALDAVRRKFGNTAAQFGA
- the dapC gene encoding succinyldiaminopimelate transaminase, which translates into the protein MGFHAYSSPYDWSRIAGFKAAAKAVPGGMINLSVGSPVDSVPDAVQQALASTADASNAHGYPVTAGTVDLKSAIDSWFRNMRGVDLKAVNAAVIPTVGSKEAVALMASLLHLGEGDVVVQPKVSYPTYEIGTQLAGATVAKVDDVTDVDSWVNIPNVKAIWINSPCNPTGEVISADWLADIVAAARRIGAVVLSDECYALMDWRSARNTTSRPAAASNEPASDAAFSLFATPCALNQQVCEGSADGILVLYSLSKQSNMAGYRTALIAGDYRLVAEMGEYRKQIGQIIPGPVQAAMAAGLNDAGSVYAQWNRYRGRLVALVDALNAYGYQAQMPSGALYVWVKAKSGDCWSDMAELAQLGIIPSPGEFYGAPEYLRFSATATDDAIDAACQRLMA
- a CDS encoding amino acid permease, whose product is MQLFRTKSVEQTIAETGEEGRKLKRSLTWWDLSIMGVAVAVGAGIFSVGAQAAAFHAGPAVIISFLIAGIVCGAAVMCYAEFASMIPVAGSAYTFTYTTVGELMAWIIGWDLILEMLFAGSVIAKYWGVYLNDFIRLMGWNVNTDLALGSFNFDLAPIIIVAFFTVLLVFGTKIGARVDGAMTVLKIAIVVFVVIVGFFYVKASNFTPFIPPSQPAAATTGDGAVSAQMAQPLWQWATGMTPSIYGVPGILSGAALVFFAFLGFDVVATASEETKNPHKNVPLGIGVGMLLIIVMYMLVAIVTTGMVSYKDLAKQDSPSLATAFELVGADWAAKIISFGIVLGLATVIMVLLLGLTRIVFAMSRDGLLPRGLSKTGKHGTPAVLQIVVGVVVALVAALFDIGVLSDMVNIGTLSAFTLVAISIPIMRKKRPELPRAFRMPGNPWVPILIALANFWLMLNLSVLTWIRFLVWLVIGFAIYFSYGYWHARLGKGDLSETLSDETDRAVNG
- a CDS encoding IS607 family transposase — translated: MLVKEWARLEGLHPQTVWKWCRQGTMPVPVEQTPTGMWLIHDPKYETMPQSKSMGPRTVCYARVSSGDQKNDLQRQADRLKAFALGMGVEKPEIVTETGSGMDDRRRRLNRLLADPTVGTLIVEHRDRLARMNAGLVESALKAQGRRIIVVDDTEPDDDLVRDMTEVLTSFCARLYGRRAAKRKTDAALKAARDA